The Equus asinus isolate D_3611 breed Donkey chromosome 22, EquAss-T2T_v2, whole genome shotgun sequence genome has a segment encoding these proteins:
- the CD27 gene encoding CD27 antigen isoform X4: METTVLSAAQEERRRSTSTQVGRCPLHRPAVSTQSTGRAPWAGAMARPPPCWLWVLGTLAGLSATPAPKSCPEKHYWARGELCCPMCEPGTFLKDDCDRYGRITQCHSCISGVSFSPDYHARPHCESCRHCNSGLLIRNCTLTANTECGCPKGWQCKDKECTECDPPANPSLTPRPSQAPGPQPTHLPYAKKMPEARTVRHVQTLADFRQLPAPALSTHWPPQRSLCSTDCIRIFVIFSGMFLAFTMVGALFLHQQRKYGLNKGESPAVAEPGPYSCPREEEGSAFPIQEDYRKPEPASYP; encoded by the exons ATGGAAACAACGGTTTTGT CTGCTGCCCAGGAGGAGCGAAGACGAAGCACCAGCACCCAGGTGGGAAGGTGCCCGCTCCACAGGCCAGCAGTCAGCACCCAGAGCACAGGACGAGctccctgggcaggagccatggCCCGGCCACCTCCCTGCTGGCTGTGGGTTCTGGGGACCCTGGCGGGGCTCTCAGCTACCCCAGCCCCCAAGAGCTGTCCAGAGAAGCACTACTGGGCTCGGGGAGAACTGTGCTGCCCGATGTGTGAGCCAG GAACGTTCCTCAAGGACGACTGTGACCGGTACGGAAGGATTACTCAGTGTCATTCATGTATATCAGGGGTTTCCTTCTCACCAGACTACCACGCCCGGCCCCACTGTGAGAGCTGTCGGCACTGTAACTCTG GTCTTCTCATTCGAAACTGCACCCTCACCGCCAACACCGAGTGTGGCTGCCCCAAGGGCTGGCAGTGCAAAGACAAGGAGTGTACCGAGTGTGATCCTCCTGCAAACCCCTCGCTGACCCCTCGCCCATCTCAGGCCCCAGGCCCACAACCCACCCACTTACCTTATGCCAAAA AGATGCCGGAGGCCAGGACAGTCCGGCACGTGCAGACTCTGGCTGACTTCAGGCAGCTGCCTGCCCCAGCTCTCTCAACCCACTGGCCAC CCCAAAGATCTCTGTGCAGCACAGATTGCATCCGCATCTTTGTGATCTTCTCTGGAATGTTTCTTGCTTTCACCATGGTCGGAGCCCTGTTCCTCCATCAACAAAGAAAATATGGACTAA ACAAAGGAGAAAGTCCAGCAGTTGCAGAGCCTGGTCCTTACAGCTGCCCCAGGGAGGAAGAGGGCAGCGCCTTCCCCATCCAGGAGGATTACCGAAAACCAGAGCCAGCTTCGTACCCCTGA
- the CD27 gene encoding CD27 antigen isoform X1, translating to METTVLSAAQEERRRSTSTQVGRCPLHRPAVSTQSTGRAPWAGAMARPPPCWLWVLGTLAGLSATPAPKSCPEKHYWARGELCCPMCEPGTFLKDDCDRYGRITQCHSCISGVSFSPDYHARPHCESCRHCNSGLLIRNCTLTANTECGCPKGWQCKDKECTECDPPANPSLTPRPSQAPGPQPTHLPYAKKMPEARTVRHVQTLADFRQLPAPALSTHWPREFSPRSPLPERRHTGESRREASQKAPRAQRSLCSTDCIRIFVIFSGMFLAFTMVGALFLHQQRKYGLNKGESPAVAEPGPYSCPREEEGSAFPIQEDYRKPEPASYP from the exons ATGGAAACAACGGTTTTGT CTGCTGCCCAGGAGGAGCGAAGACGAAGCACCAGCACCCAGGTGGGAAGGTGCCCGCTCCACAGGCCAGCAGTCAGCACCCAGAGCACAGGACGAGctccctgggcaggagccatggCCCGGCCACCTCCCTGCTGGCTGTGGGTTCTGGGGACCCTGGCGGGGCTCTCAGCTACCCCAGCCCCCAAGAGCTGTCCAGAGAAGCACTACTGGGCTCGGGGAGAACTGTGCTGCCCGATGTGTGAGCCAG GAACGTTCCTCAAGGACGACTGTGACCGGTACGGAAGGATTACTCAGTGTCATTCATGTATATCAGGGGTTTCCTTCTCACCAGACTACCACGCCCGGCCCCACTGTGAGAGCTGTCGGCACTGTAACTCTG GTCTTCTCATTCGAAACTGCACCCTCACCGCCAACACCGAGTGTGGCTGCCCCAAGGGCTGGCAGTGCAAAGACAAGGAGTGTACCGAGTGTGATCCTCCTGCAAACCCCTCGCTGACCCCTCGCCCATCTCAGGCCCCAGGCCCACAACCCACCCACTTACCTTATGCCAAAA AGATGCCGGAGGCCAGGACAGTCCGGCACGTGCAGACTCTGGCTGACTTCAGGCAGCTGCCTGCCCCAGCTCTCTCAACCCACTGGCCACGTGAGTTTTCTCCCCGTTCCCCACTCCCAGAGAGAAGACATACAGGAGAATCCAGGAGGGAAGCCAGCCAGAAAGCTCCTCGGG CCCAAAGATCTCTGTGCAGCACAGATTGCATCCGCATCTTTGTGATCTTCTCTGGAATGTTTCTTGCTTTCACCATGGTCGGAGCCCTGTTCCTCCATCAACAAAGAAAATATGGACTAA ACAAAGGAGAAAGTCCAGCAGTTGCAGAGCCTGGTCCTTACAGCTGCCCCAGGGAGGAAGAGGGCAGCGCCTTCCCCATCCAGGAGGATTACCGAAAACCAGAGCCAGCTTCGTACCCCTGA
- the CD27 gene encoding CD27 antigen isoform X9, with translation METTVLSAAQEERRRSTSTQVGRCPLHRPAVSTQSTGRAPWAGAMARPPPCWLWVLGTLAGLSATPAPKSCPEKHYWARGELCCPMCEPGTFLKDDCDRYGRITQCHSCISGVSFSPDYHARPHCESCRHCNSEMPEARTVRHVQTLADFRQLPAPALSTHWPREFSPRSPLPERRHTGESRREASQKAPRAQRSLCSTDCIRIFVIFSGMFLAFTMVGALFLHQQRKYGLNKGESPAVAEPGPYSCPREEEGSAFPIQEDYRKPEPASYP, from the exons ATGGAAACAACGGTTTTGT CTGCTGCCCAGGAGGAGCGAAGACGAAGCACCAGCACCCAGGTGGGAAGGTGCCCGCTCCACAGGCCAGCAGTCAGCACCCAGAGCACAGGACGAGctccctgggcaggagccatggCCCGGCCACCTCCCTGCTGGCTGTGGGTTCTGGGGACCCTGGCGGGGCTCTCAGCTACCCCAGCCCCCAAGAGCTGTCCAGAGAAGCACTACTGGGCTCGGGGAGAACTGTGCTGCCCGATGTGTGAGCCAG GAACGTTCCTCAAGGACGACTGTGACCGGTACGGAAGGATTACTCAGTGTCATTCATGTATATCAGGGGTTTCCTTCTCACCAGACTACCACGCCCGGCCCCACTGTGAGAGCTGTCGGCACTGTAACTCTG AGATGCCGGAGGCCAGGACAGTCCGGCACGTGCAGACTCTGGCTGACTTCAGGCAGCTGCCTGCCCCAGCTCTCTCAACCCACTGGCCACGTGAGTTTTCTCCCCGTTCCCCACTCCCAGAGAGAAGACATACAGGAGAATCCAGGAGGGAAGCCAGCCAGAAAGCTCCTCGGG CCCAAAGATCTCTGTGCAGCACAGATTGCATCCGCATCTTTGTGATCTTCTCTGGAATGTTTCTTGCTTTCACCATGGTCGGAGCCCTGTTCCTCCATCAACAAAGAAAATATGGACTAA ACAAAGGAGAAAGTCCAGCAGTTGCAGAGCCTGGTCCTTACAGCTGCCCCAGGGAGGAAGAGGGCAGCGCCTTCCCCATCCAGGAGGATTACCGAAAACCAGAGCCAGCTTCGTACCCCTGA
- the CD27 gene encoding CD27 antigen isoform X11 has product METTVLSAAQEERRRSTSTQVGRCPLHRPAVSTQSTGRAPWAGAMARPPPCWLWVLGTLAGLSATPAPKSCPEKHYWARGELCCPMCEPGLLIRNCTLTANTECGCPKGWQCKDKECTECDPPANPSLTPRPSQAPGPQPTHLPYAKKMPEARTVRHVQTLADFRQLPAPALSTHWPPQRSLCSTDCIRIFVIFSGMFLAFTMVGALFLHQQRKYGLNKGESPAVAEPGPYSCPREEEGSAFPIQEDYRKPEPASYP; this is encoded by the exons ATGGAAACAACGGTTTTGT CTGCTGCCCAGGAGGAGCGAAGACGAAGCACCAGCACCCAGGTGGGAAGGTGCCCGCTCCACAGGCCAGCAGTCAGCACCCAGAGCACAGGACGAGctccctgggcaggagccatggCCCGGCCACCTCCCTGCTGGCTGTGGGTTCTGGGGACCCTGGCGGGGCTCTCAGCTACCCCAGCCCCCAAGAGCTGTCCAGAGAAGCACTACTGGGCTCGGGGAGAACTGTGCTGCCCGATGTGTGAGCCAG GTCTTCTCATTCGAAACTGCACCCTCACCGCCAACACCGAGTGTGGCTGCCCCAAGGGCTGGCAGTGCAAAGACAAGGAGTGTACCGAGTGTGATCCTCCTGCAAACCCCTCGCTGACCCCTCGCCCATCTCAGGCCCCAGGCCCACAACCCACCCACTTACCTTATGCCAAAA AGATGCCGGAGGCCAGGACAGTCCGGCACGTGCAGACTCTGGCTGACTTCAGGCAGCTGCCTGCCCCAGCTCTCTCAACCCACTGGCCAC CCCAAAGATCTCTGTGCAGCACAGATTGCATCCGCATCTTTGTGATCTTCTCTGGAATGTTTCTTGCTTTCACCATGGTCGGAGCCCTGTTCCTCCATCAACAAAGAAAATATGGACTAA ACAAAGGAGAAAGTCCAGCAGTTGCAGAGCCTGGTCCTTACAGCTGCCCCAGGGAGGAAGAGGGCAGCGCCTTCCCCATCCAGGAGGATTACCGAAAACCAGAGCCAGCTTCGTACCCCTGA
- the CD27 gene encoding CD27 antigen isoform X12 — protein METTVLSAAQEERRRSTSTQVGRCPLHRPAVSTQSTGRAPWAGAMARPPPCWLWVLGTLAGLSATPAPKSCPEKHYWARGELCCPMCEPGTFLKDDCDRYGRITQCHSCISGVSFSPDYHARPHCESCRHCNSEMPEARTVRHVQTLADFRQLPAPALSTHWPPQRSLCSTDCIRIFVIFSGMFLAFTMVGALFLHQQRKYGLNKGESPAVAEPGPYSCPREEEGSAFPIQEDYRKPEPASYP, from the exons ATGGAAACAACGGTTTTGT CTGCTGCCCAGGAGGAGCGAAGACGAAGCACCAGCACCCAGGTGGGAAGGTGCCCGCTCCACAGGCCAGCAGTCAGCACCCAGAGCACAGGACGAGctccctgggcaggagccatggCCCGGCCACCTCCCTGCTGGCTGTGGGTTCTGGGGACCCTGGCGGGGCTCTCAGCTACCCCAGCCCCCAAGAGCTGTCCAGAGAAGCACTACTGGGCTCGGGGAGAACTGTGCTGCCCGATGTGTGAGCCAG GAACGTTCCTCAAGGACGACTGTGACCGGTACGGAAGGATTACTCAGTGTCATTCATGTATATCAGGGGTTTCCTTCTCACCAGACTACCACGCCCGGCCCCACTGTGAGAGCTGTCGGCACTGTAACTCTG AGATGCCGGAGGCCAGGACAGTCCGGCACGTGCAGACTCTGGCTGACTTCAGGCAGCTGCCTGCCCCAGCTCTCTCAACCCACTGGCCAC CCCAAAGATCTCTGTGCAGCACAGATTGCATCCGCATCTTTGTGATCTTCTCTGGAATGTTTCTTGCTTTCACCATGGTCGGAGCCCTGTTCCTCCATCAACAAAGAAAATATGGACTAA ACAAAGGAGAAAGTCCAGCAGTTGCAGAGCCTGGTCCTTACAGCTGCCCCAGGGAGGAAGAGGGCAGCGCCTTCCCCATCCAGGAGGATTACCGAAAACCAGAGCCAGCTTCGTACCCCTGA
- the CD27 gene encoding CD27 antigen isoform X8 → METTVLSAAQEERRRSTSTQVGRCPLHRPAVSTQSTGRAPWAGAMARPPPCWLWVLGTLAGLSATPAPKSCPEKHYWARGELCCPMCEPGLLIRNCTLTANTECGCPKGWQCKDKECTECDPPANPSLTPRPSQAPGPQPTHLPYAKKMPEARTVRHVQTLADFRQLPAPALSTHWPREFSPRSPLPERRHTGESRREASQKAPRAQRSLCSTDCIRIFVIFSGMFLAFTMVGALFLHQQRKYGLNKGESPAVAEPGPYSCPREEEGSAFPIQEDYRKPEPASYP, encoded by the exons ATGGAAACAACGGTTTTGT CTGCTGCCCAGGAGGAGCGAAGACGAAGCACCAGCACCCAGGTGGGAAGGTGCCCGCTCCACAGGCCAGCAGTCAGCACCCAGAGCACAGGACGAGctccctgggcaggagccatggCCCGGCCACCTCCCTGCTGGCTGTGGGTTCTGGGGACCCTGGCGGGGCTCTCAGCTACCCCAGCCCCCAAGAGCTGTCCAGAGAAGCACTACTGGGCTCGGGGAGAACTGTGCTGCCCGATGTGTGAGCCAG GTCTTCTCATTCGAAACTGCACCCTCACCGCCAACACCGAGTGTGGCTGCCCCAAGGGCTGGCAGTGCAAAGACAAGGAGTGTACCGAGTGTGATCCTCCTGCAAACCCCTCGCTGACCCCTCGCCCATCTCAGGCCCCAGGCCCACAACCCACCCACTTACCTTATGCCAAAA AGATGCCGGAGGCCAGGACAGTCCGGCACGTGCAGACTCTGGCTGACTTCAGGCAGCTGCCTGCCCCAGCTCTCTCAACCCACTGGCCACGTGAGTTTTCTCCCCGTTCCCCACTCCCAGAGAGAAGACATACAGGAGAATCCAGGAGGGAAGCCAGCCAGAAAGCTCCTCGGG CCCAAAGATCTCTGTGCAGCACAGATTGCATCCGCATCTTTGTGATCTTCTCTGGAATGTTTCTTGCTTTCACCATGGTCGGAGCCCTGTTCCTCCATCAACAAAGAAAATATGGACTAA ACAAAGGAGAAAGTCCAGCAGTTGCAGAGCCTGGTCCTTACAGCTGCCCCAGGGAGGAAGAGGGCAGCGCCTTCCCCATCCAGGAGGATTACCGAAAACCAGAGCCAGCTTCGTACCCCTGA
- the CD27 gene encoding CD27 antigen isoform X5: MKRRAAAQEERRRSTSTQVGRCPLHRPAVSTQSTGRAPWAGAMARPPPCWLWVLGTLAGLSATPAPKSCPEKHYWARGELCCPMCEPGTFLKDDCDRYGRITQCHSCISGVSFSPDYHARPHCESCRHCNSGLLIRNCTLTANTECGCPKGWQCKDKECTECDPPANPSLTPRPSQAPGPQPTHLPYAKKMPEARTVRHVQTLADFRQLPAPALSTHWPPQRSLCSTDCIRIFVIFSGMFLAFTMVGALFLHQQRKYGLNKGESPAVAEPGPYSCPREEEGSAFPIQEDYRKPEPASYP; the protein is encoded by the exons ATGAAGAGGAGAG CTGCTGCCCAGGAGGAGCGAAGACGAAGCACCAGCACCCAGGTGGGAAGGTGCCCGCTCCACAGGCCAGCAGTCAGCACCCAGAGCACAGGACGAGctccctgggcaggagccatggCCCGGCCACCTCCCTGCTGGCTGTGGGTTCTGGGGACCCTGGCGGGGCTCTCAGCTACCCCAGCCCCCAAGAGCTGTCCAGAGAAGCACTACTGGGCTCGGGGAGAACTGTGCTGCCCGATGTGTGAGCCAG GAACGTTCCTCAAGGACGACTGTGACCGGTACGGAAGGATTACTCAGTGTCATTCATGTATATCAGGGGTTTCCTTCTCACCAGACTACCACGCCCGGCCCCACTGTGAGAGCTGTCGGCACTGTAACTCTG GTCTTCTCATTCGAAACTGCACCCTCACCGCCAACACCGAGTGTGGCTGCCCCAAGGGCTGGCAGTGCAAAGACAAGGAGTGTACCGAGTGTGATCCTCCTGCAAACCCCTCGCTGACCCCTCGCCCATCTCAGGCCCCAGGCCCACAACCCACCCACTTACCTTATGCCAAAA AGATGCCGGAGGCCAGGACAGTCCGGCACGTGCAGACTCTGGCTGACTTCAGGCAGCTGCCTGCCCCAGCTCTCTCAACCCACTGGCCAC CCCAAAGATCTCTGTGCAGCACAGATTGCATCCGCATCTTTGTGATCTTCTCTGGAATGTTTCTTGCTTTCACCATGGTCGGAGCCCTGTTCCTCCATCAACAAAGAAAATATGGACTAA ACAAAGGAGAAAGTCCAGCAGTTGCAGAGCCTGGTCCTTACAGCTGCCCCAGGGAGGAAGAGGGCAGCGCCTTCCCCATCCAGGAGGATTACCGAAAACCAGAGCCAGCTTCGTACCCCTGA
- the CD27 gene encoding CD27 antigen isoform X3, giving the protein MKRRAAAQEERRRSTSTQVGRCPLHRPAVSTQSTGRAPWAGAMARPPPCWLWVLGTLAGLSATPAPKSCPEKHYWARGELCCPMCEPGTFLKDDCDRYGRITQCHSCISGVSFSPDYHARPHCESCRHCNSGLLIRNCTLTANTECGCPKGWQCKDKECTECDPPANPSLTPRPSQAPGPQPTHLPYAKKMPEARTVRHVQTLADFRQLPAPALSTHWPREFSPRSPLPERRHTGESRREASQKAPRAQRSLCSTDCIRIFVIFSGMFLAFTMVGALFLHQQRKYGLNKGESPAVAEPGPYSCPREEEGSAFPIQEDYRKPEPASYP; this is encoded by the exons ATGAAGAGGAGAG CTGCTGCCCAGGAGGAGCGAAGACGAAGCACCAGCACCCAGGTGGGAAGGTGCCCGCTCCACAGGCCAGCAGTCAGCACCCAGAGCACAGGACGAGctccctgggcaggagccatggCCCGGCCACCTCCCTGCTGGCTGTGGGTTCTGGGGACCCTGGCGGGGCTCTCAGCTACCCCAGCCCCCAAGAGCTGTCCAGAGAAGCACTACTGGGCTCGGGGAGAACTGTGCTGCCCGATGTGTGAGCCAG GAACGTTCCTCAAGGACGACTGTGACCGGTACGGAAGGATTACTCAGTGTCATTCATGTATATCAGGGGTTTCCTTCTCACCAGACTACCACGCCCGGCCCCACTGTGAGAGCTGTCGGCACTGTAACTCTG GTCTTCTCATTCGAAACTGCACCCTCACCGCCAACACCGAGTGTGGCTGCCCCAAGGGCTGGCAGTGCAAAGACAAGGAGTGTACCGAGTGTGATCCTCCTGCAAACCCCTCGCTGACCCCTCGCCCATCTCAGGCCCCAGGCCCACAACCCACCCACTTACCTTATGCCAAAA AGATGCCGGAGGCCAGGACAGTCCGGCACGTGCAGACTCTGGCTGACTTCAGGCAGCTGCCTGCCCCAGCTCTCTCAACCCACTGGCCACGTGAGTTTTCTCCCCGTTCCCCACTCCCAGAGAGAAGACATACAGGAGAATCCAGGAGGGAAGCCAGCCAGAAAGCTCCTCGGG CCCAAAGATCTCTGTGCAGCACAGATTGCATCCGCATCTTTGTGATCTTCTCTGGAATGTTTCTTGCTTTCACCATGGTCGGAGCCCTGTTCCTCCATCAACAAAGAAAATATGGACTAA ACAAAGGAGAAAGTCCAGCAGTTGCAGAGCCTGGTCCTTACAGCTGCCCCAGGGAGGAAGAGGGCAGCGCCTTCCCCATCCAGGAGGATTACCGAAAACCAGAGCCAGCTTCGTACCCCTGA
- the CD27 gene encoding CD27 antigen isoform X2, whose product MFCKTAAAQEERRRSTSTQVGRCPLHRPAVSTQSTGRAPWAGAMARPPPCWLWVLGTLAGLSATPAPKSCPEKHYWARGELCCPMCEPGTFLKDDCDRYGRITQCHSCISGVSFSPDYHARPHCESCRHCNSGLLIRNCTLTANTECGCPKGWQCKDKECTECDPPANPSLTPRPSQAPGPQPTHLPYAKKMPEARTVRHVQTLADFRQLPAPALSTHWPREFSPRSPLPERRHTGESRREASQKAPRAQRSLCSTDCIRIFVIFSGMFLAFTMVGALFLHQQRKYGLNKGESPAVAEPGPYSCPREEEGSAFPIQEDYRKPEPASYP is encoded by the exons ATGTTTTGTAAAACAG CTGCTGCCCAGGAGGAGCGAAGACGAAGCACCAGCACCCAGGTGGGAAGGTGCCCGCTCCACAGGCCAGCAGTCAGCACCCAGAGCACAGGACGAGctccctgggcaggagccatggCCCGGCCACCTCCCTGCTGGCTGTGGGTTCTGGGGACCCTGGCGGGGCTCTCAGCTACCCCAGCCCCCAAGAGCTGTCCAGAGAAGCACTACTGGGCTCGGGGAGAACTGTGCTGCCCGATGTGTGAGCCAG GAACGTTCCTCAAGGACGACTGTGACCGGTACGGAAGGATTACTCAGTGTCATTCATGTATATCAGGGGTTTCCTTCTCACCAGACTACCACGCCCGGCCCCACTGTGAGAGCTGTCGGCACTGTAACTCTG GTCTTCTCATTCGAAACTGCACCCTCACCGCCAACACCGAGTGTGGCTGCCCCAAGGGCTGGCAGTGCAAAGACAAGGAGTGTACCGAGTGTGATCCTCCTGCAAACCCCTCGCTGACCCCTCGCCCATCTCAGGCCCCAGGCCCACAACCCACCCACTTACCTTATGCCAAAA AGATGCCGGAGGCCAGGACAGTCCGGCACGTGCAGACTCTGGCTGACTTCAGGCAGCTGCCTGCCCCAGCTCTCTCAACCCACTGGCCACGTGAGTTTTCTCCCCGTTCCCCACTCCCAGAGAGAAGACATACAGGAGAATCCAGGAGGGAAGCCAGCCAGAAAGCTCCTCGGG CCCAAAGATCTCTGTGCAGCACAGATTGCATCCGCATCTTTGTGATCTTCTCTGGAATGTTTCTTGCTTTCACCATGGTCGGAGCCCTGTTCCTCCATCAACAAAGAAAATATGGACTAA ACAAAGGAGAAAGTCCAGCAGTTGCAGAGCCTGGTCCTTACAGCTGCCCCAGGGAGGAAGAGGGCAGCGCCTTCCCCATCCAGGAGGATTACCGAAAACCAGAGCCAGCTTCGTACCCCTGA
- the CD27 gene encoding CD27 antigen isoform X10 codes for MFCKTAAAQEERRRSTSTQVGRCPLHRPAVSTQSTGRAPWAGAMARPPPCWLWVLGTLAGLSATPAPKSCPEKHYWARGELCCPMCEPGTFLKDDCDRYGRITQCHSCISGVSFSPDYHARPHCESCRHCNSGLLIRNCTLTANTECGCPKGWQCKDKECTECDPPANPSLTPRPSQAPGPQPTHLPYAKKMPEARTVRHVQTLADFRQLPAPALSTHWPPQRSLCSTDCIRIFVIFSGMFLAFTMVGALFLHQQRKYGLNKGESPAVAEPGPYSCPREEEGSAFPIQEDYRKPEPASYP; via the exons ATGTTTTGTAAAACAG CTGCTGCCCAGGAGGAGCGAAGACGAAGCACCAGCACCCAGGTGGGAAGGTGCCCGCTCCACAGGCCAGCAGTCAGCACCCAGAGCACAGGACGAGctccctgggcaggagccatggCCCGGCCACCTCCCTGCTGGCTGTGGGTTCTGGGGACCCTGGCGGGGCTCTCAGCTACCCCAGCCCCCAAGAGCTGTCCAGAGAAGCACTACTGGGCTCGGGGAGAACTGTGCTGCCCGATGTGTGAGCCAG GAACGTTCCTCAAGGACGACTGTGACCGGTACGGAAGGATTACTCAGTGTCATTCATGTATATCAGGGGTTTCCTTCTCACCAGACTACCACGCCCGGCCCCACTGTGAGAGCTGTCGGCACTGTAACTCTG GTCTTCTCATTCGAAACTGCACCCTCACCGCCAACACCGAGTGTGGCTGCCCCAAGGGCTGGCAGTGCAAAGACAAGGAGTGTACCGAGTGTGATCCTCCTGCAAACCCCTCGCTGACCCCTCGCCCATCTCAGGCCCCAGGCCCACAACCCACCCACTTACCTTATGCCAAAA AGATGCCGGAGGCCAGGACAGTCCGGCACGTGCAGACTCTGGCTGACTTCAGGCAGCTGCCTGCCCCAGCTCTCTCAACCCACTGGCCAC CCCAAAGATCTCTGTGCAGCACAGATTGCATCCGCATCTTTGTGATCTTCTCTGGAATGTTTCTTGCTTTCACCATGGTCGGAGCCCTGTTCCTCCATCAACAAAGAAAATATGGACTAA ACAAAGGAGAAAGTCCAGCAGTTGCAGAGCCTGGTCCTTACAGCTGCCCCAGGGAGGAAGAGGGCAGCGCCTTCCCCATCCAGGAGGATTACCGAAAACCAGAGCCAGCTTCGTACCCCTGA
- the CD27 gene encoding CD27 antigen isoform X14 → MFCKTAAAQEERRRSTSTQVGRCPLHRPAVSTQSTGRAPWAGAMARPPPCWLWVLGTLAGLSATPAPKSCPEKHYWARGELCCPMCEPGTFLKDDCDRYGRITQCHSCISGVSFSPDYHARPHCESCRHCNSEMPEARTVRHVQTLADFRQLPAPALSTHWPREFSPRSPLPERRHTGESRREASQKAPRAQRSLCSTDCIRIFVIFSGMFLAFTMVGALFLHQQRKYGLNKGESPAVAEPGPYSCPREEEGSAFPIQEDYRKPEPASYP, encoded by the exons ATGTTTTGTAAAACAG CTGCTGCCCAGGAGGAGCGAAGACGAAGCACCAGCACCCAGGTGGGAAGGTGCCCGCTCCACAGGCCAGCAGTCAGCACCCAGAGCACAGGACGAGctccctgggcaggagccatggCCCGGCCACCTCCCTGCTGGCTGTGGGTTCTGGGGACCCTGGCGGGGCTCTCAGCTACCCCAGCCCCCAAGAGCTGTCCAGAGAAGCACTACTGGGCTCGGGGAGAACTGTGCTGCCCGATGTGTGAGCCAG GAACGTTCCTCAAGGACGACTGTGACCGGTACGGAAGGATTACTCAGTGTCATTCATGTATATCAGGGGTTTCCTTCTCACCAGACTACCACGCCCGGCCCCACTGTGAGAGCTGTCGGCACTGTAACTCTG AGATGCCGGAGGCCAGGACAGTCCGGCACGTGCAGACTCTGGCTGACTTCAGGCAGCTGCCTGCCCCAGCTCTCTCAACCCACTGGCCACGTGAGTTTTCTCCCCGTTCCCCACTCCCAGAGAGAAGACATACAGGAGAATCCAGGAGGGAAGCCAGCCAGAAAGCTCCTCGGG CCCAAAGATCTCTGTGCAGCACAGATTGCATCCGCATCTTTGTGATCTTCTCTGGAATGTTTCTTGCTTTCACCATGGTCGGAGCCCTGTTCCTCCATCAACAAAGAAAATATGGACTAA ACAAAGGAGAAAGTCCAGCAGTTGCAGAGCCTGGTCCTTACAGCTGCCCCAGGGAGGAAGAGGGCAGCGCCTTCCCCATCCAGGAGGATTACCGAAAACCAGAGCCAGCTTCGTACCCCTGA
- the CD27 gene encoding CD27 antigen isoform X13 gives MFCKTAAAQEERRRSTSTQVGRCPLHRPAVSTQSTGRAPWAGAMARPPPCWLWVLGTLAGLSATPAPKSCPEKHYWARGELCCPMCEPGLLIRNCTLTANTECGCPKGWQCKDKECTECDPPANPSLTPRPSQAPGPQPTHLPYAKKMPEARTVRHVQTLADFRQLPAPALSTHWPREFSPRSPLPERRHTGESRREASQKAPRAQRSLCSTDCIRIFVIFSGMFLAFTMVGALFLHQQRKYGLNKGESPAVAEPGPYSCPREEEGSAFPIQEDYRKPEPASYP, from the exons ATGTTTTGTAAAACAG CTGCTGCCCAGGAGGAGCGAAGACGAAGCACCAGCACCCAGGTGGGAAGGTGCCCGCTCCACAGGCCAGCAGTCAGCACCCAGAGCACAGGACGAGctccctgggcaggagccatggCCCGGCCACCTCCCTGCTGGCTGTGGGTTCTGGGGACCCTGGCGGGGCTCTCAGCTACCCCAGCCCCCAAGAGCTGTCCAGAGAAGCACTACTGGGCTCGGGGAGAACTGTGCTGCCCGATGTGTGAGCCAG GTCTTCTCATTCGAAACTGCACCCTCACCGCCAACACCGAGTGTGGCTGCCCCAAGGGCTGGCAGTGCAAAGACAAGGAGTGTACCGAGTGTGATCCTCCTGCAAACCCCTCGCTGACCCCTCGCCCATCTCAGGCCCCAGGCCCACAACCCACCCACTTACCTTATGCCAAAA AGATGCCGGAGGCCAGGACAGTCCGGCACGTGCAGACTCTGGCTGACTTCAGGCAGCTGCCTGCCCCAGCTCTCTCAACCCACTGGCCACGTGAGTTTTCTCCCCGTTCCCCACTCCCAGAGAGAAGACATACAGGAGAATCCAGGAGGGAAGCCAGCCAGAAAGCTCCTCGGG CCCAAAGATCTCTGTGCAGCACAGATTGCATCCGCATCTTTGTGATCTTCTCTGGAATGTTTCTTGCTTTCACCATGGTCGGAGCCCTGTTCCTCCATCAACAAAGAAAATATGGACTAA ACAAAGGAGAAAGTCCAGCAGTTGCAGAGCCTGGTCCTTACAGCTGCCCCAGGGAGGAAGAGGGCAGCGCCTTCCCCATCCAGGAGGATTACCGAAAACCAGAGCCAGCTTCGTACCCCTGA